One Cryobacterium roopkundense genomic region harbors:
- the trpA gene encoding tryptophan synthase subunit alpha — MLVSDVLTAPEPRAFFAGPTHDRSGVVLFLNAGDPPDDTMVEIVRMMDEARVDCLELAVPFPDSFTDGPVVRRSADRSLHQKVDLSSALALVSRLRAVTTHTRIALLVDWSHSLKRRDLGEAVSAVRAAGADALLVHGLPPVLRSPFLDASTAADLPVVTTCYHGTSTDETVSAAAREASAYVYLVARYGRSGTRSADALRSVDASIARIRSLTAAPIAVGFGIATAEDVAAVRRAGADAAIIGTACVESIERGLREGDVVRSFSRFLDSLDLEHPQADPPRITPGTEPGPTIRTTQH; from the coding sequence GTGCTCGTGTCTGACGTGCTCACCGCGCCCGAGCCCCGCGCATTCTTCGCCGGTCCCACCCACGACCGATCGGGAGTTGTGCTATTTCTGAACGCCGGAGACCCGCCGGATGACACCATGGTCGAGATCGTGCGGATGATGGACGAGGCCCGTGTCGATTGTCTGGAACTCGCCGTGCCGTTCCCCGACTCCTTTACGGACGGGCCCGTCGTTCGGCGCAGCGCTGACCGCTCCCTGCACCAGAAGGTCGACCTGTCGAGTGCGTTGGCGCTCGTCAGCCGGCTGCGTGCCGTGACGACCCACACCAGGATCGCCCTCCTCGTGGATTGGAGCCATTCCCTCAAACGGCGCGACCTCGGCGAAGCCGTGAGTGCCGTGCGCGCCGCCGGCGCCGACGCCCTGCTCGTTCACGGCCTCCCTCCCGTGCTGCGTTCCCCCTTTCTCGACGCGTCGACCGCAGCCGACCTGCCTGTCGTGACCACGTGTTATCACGGCACATCCACTGACGAGACCGTTTCGGCTGCAGCCCGGGAGGCCAGTGCCTACGTGTACCTCGTCGCCCGCTACGGACGGAGCGGCACGCGTTCCGCGGATGCCCTGAGGTCAGTCGACGCCTCGATCGCACGGATCCGCTCTCTGACGGCTGCGCCCATCGCCGTCGGTTTCGGCATCGCGACCGCCGAGGATGTGGCGGCCGTTCGCCGGGCGGGTGCCGATGCGGCAATCATCGGCACGGCCTGCGTGGAGTCGATCGAACGTGGCCTGCGTGAGGGCGATGTCGTGCGGTCTTTCTCCAGGTTCCTCGACTCGCTGGACCTCGAACATCCACAAGCTGATCCACCCCGAATCACGCCCGGAACAGAACCGGGCCCCACCATCCGCACCACACAACACTGA
- a CDS encoding ectoine synthase translates to MLIRKRDEVNTVDWGNGTSSRLVNESDGLGFAVAHTVVAAGTSSKLQYRRHLEACYCLSGSGSVIEADGTRHEIVPGTLYALNEHDPHELRASEREDMHLVSIFNPPINGTESHKLDASGYSQY, encoded by the coding sequence ATGCTCATCAGAAAACGTGACGAAGTGAACACCGTCGATTGGGGAAACGGTACGAGCAGTCGGCTCGTCAACGAATCGGACGGCCTCGGTTTCGCGGTCGCCCACACGGTTGTTGCCGCCGGCACCAGCTCCAAATTGCAGTACCGACGACACCTTGAGGCCTGCTATTGCCTCTCAGGTTCGGGGTCCGTGATCGAAGCCGACGGCACCCGGCATGAAATCGTGCCCGGAACCCTGTACGCGCTCAATGAGCACGACCCGCACGAATTGCGTGCGTCAGAACGGGAAGATATGCACCTCGTGTCTATCTTCAACCCGCCCATCAACGGCACCGAGAGTCACAAGCTCGACGCCTCCGGCTACTCACAGTACTAA
- a CDS encoding acyl-CoA dehydrogenase family protein, producing the protein MTIVASIGESPARVVEDFLDHAFGEHPDRPDDETEFDRTGWDRVRASGLLGAPFSPEVGGLGLSLTESLAPLERLGYLNPDAGLSFAAMTTMASTAVALSRFGTDQQRHGYLPAVVSGDLIGAHAITETETGSDALRMNTRAVRDGTGFVLDGNKSFVTNAGIADVYVIYARTAESPGPLGLTAFLVPATTPGFTVGRRLETMGLRGTPLAELSFTSCRLPASSVVGRVGGGFLVLDHVMEREILFSFTVNVGEMQRRLERVIAWCRERRQYGQPIGTYQAVAHKVVDMRIAVDSARMWLHAAADKLDAGMSATAEISMAKLVTSRGNLQSSLDAIQIFGGRGYLTEHGVERDLRNAVAGPIYSGTNEIQYNRVAAMLGLR; encoded by the coding sequence ATGACGATCGTCGCATCCATCGGCGAATCGCCGGCACGCGTGGTCGAGGATTTCCTCGACCACGCTTTCGGCGAGCACCCGGACCGGCCGGACGACGAGACAGAGTTTGACCGGACGGGCTGGGACCGTGTGCGGGCCTCCGGGCTGCTCGGCGCCCCCTTCTCACCGGAGGTCGGCGGCCTCGGCCTGTCCCTGACCGAGAGCCTGGCCCCGCTGGAACGGCTCGGCTACCTCAATCCCGATGCCGGGCTGTCATTCGCCGCGATGACCACGATGGCCAGCACGGCAGTGGCGCTGTCGAGATTCGGCACCGATCAACAGCGCCACGGTTACCTGCCGGCGGTTGTCTCCGGCGATCTCATCGGAGCGCATGCAATCACGGAAACCGAGACAGGCTCTGACGCCCTGAGAATGAATACCCGAGCTGTCAGGGATGGTACCGGCTTTGTGCTGGATGGCAACAAGAGTTTCGTCACCAACGCCGGGATTGCCGATGTCTACGTTATATATGCGCGCACAGCAGAGTCGCCTGGCCCACTCGGCCTGACCGCATTCCTGGTTCCGGCCACGACCCCCGGATTCACGGTGGGTCGTCGCCTCGAAACGATGGGCCTGCGCGGAACACCATTGGCGGAGTTGAGCTTCACGTCGTGCCGTCTTCCGGCAAGCAGCGTCGTGGGCCGAGTCGGAGGAGGCTTTCTGGTGCTCGACCACGTGATGGAGCGGGAGATTCTCTTCTCGTTCACCGTCAACGTCGGGGAGATGCAACGTCGGCTGGAGCGCGTGATCGCCTGGTGCCGGGAACGGCGCCAATACGGGCAGCCCATCGGCACCTATCAAGCGGTCGCGCACAAAGTGGTGGACATGCGCATCGCGGTCGACTCCGCCCGCATGTGGCTGCACGCCGCGGCCGACAAGCTCGACGCCGGCATGTCGGCCACGGCAGAAATCTCGATGGCCAAACTGGTGACGAGCCGGGGAAACCTGCAGTCGAGCCTCGATGCGATTCAGATCTTCGGCGGTCGCGGGTACCTGACGGAACATGGAGTCGAGCGAGATCTGCGCAACGCCGTGGCGGGCCCCATCTACTCGGGCACCAACGAGATTCAGTACAATCGCGTCGCAGCCATGCTGGGGCTGCGGTGA
- a CDS encoding phosphoribosylanthranilate isomerase, producing MTSARTTFVGHATGTVGTDDLHRRSPAALVVKICGLVTPGELDLVASAGASLAGVWWGVPGSARSLDHAGLRRMRTAAAVERCLVTFSSDAQAIAEARDALQADWVQLHAFQSPAVVADVRRRLPMGTRLVKVLHIDGETLLERPFLGAFGRSGVDEYILDTVSGRQIGSTGTQSSPETVEKFAGQLTHPFLIAGGIDSDRAEEFGRVRALPGWHGIDVDTNARSADGALDIDRIASIVDAWGRSSPTRSLVTAGAPA from the coding sequence GTGACGTCCGCGCGCACAACGTTCGTGGGCCACGCGACAGGTACCGTGGGCACCGACGATCTCCACCGCCGATCACCGGCTGCCCTCGTGGTGAAGATATGTGGACTCGTCACCCCGGGCGAGCTGGACCTTGTCGCCTCCGCAGGGGCATCCCTGGCCGGGGTCTGGTGGGGCGTGCCGGGCTCGGCCCGTTCGCTTGACCACGCGGGCCTCCGGCGAATGCGCACGGCCGCGGCAGTCGAACGGTGCCTGGTGACCTTCTCCTCAGACGCCCAGGCAATCGCGGAGGCGCGCGATGCGCTGCAGGCAGATTGGGTGCAATTGCACGCATTCCAGTCACCAGCGGTGGTCGCCGACGTGCGACGCCGCCTGCCCATGGGCACTCGGCTCGTCAAGGTGCTGCACATTGACGGCGAGACCCTTTTGGAGAGGCCCTTCCTCGGTGCCTTTGGCCGGTCGGGTGTCGACGAGTACATCCTCGACACCGTCTCGGGCCGTCAGATCGGCAGTACGGGCACACAGTCCAGCCCCGAGACGGTGGAGAAATTTGCCGGCCAGCTGACGCATCCGTTTCTGATCGCGGGCGGGATCGACTCCGACCGGGCCGAAGAGTTCGGTCGTGTCCGTGCCCTTCCGGGCTGGCACGGAATCGACGTAGACACCAATGCGAGATCCGCAGACGGCGCACTCGACATCGACCGCATCGCCTCGATCGTCGACGCGTGGGGACGTTCCTCGCCGACACGCAGTCTGGTGACGGCAGGTGCCCCCGCATGA
- a CDS encoding thioesterase II family protein: MITSVEHRPQVVLIPPAGGSAVLGRAWTEGLADRAHVDLLRLPRLHDGSLMASARLLAAATPRSGRWVLAGHSLGGLIAFEIVRALQLAGGHLPERLIVMGSQAPDMLSGRAFAALVDLRDDAMLDALVEMGAVDTALREHPMRKLFVPGLRRDLRLLVSYTPDPVNDSVGVPLHAWHGEHDRLAPPARAAAWARHTSVQFHTRTFAGGHFFPVEQLADVLRALPLTTPAECPRCGVEARIVPTIR; the protein is encoded by the coding sequence ATGATCACGTCTGTGGAGCACCGACCGCAGGTGGTGTTGATTCCTCCCGCCGGGGGATCCGCCGTCTTGGGCAGGGCGTGGACCGAGGGCCTCGCAGACCGCGCACATGTTGACCTGCTGAGGCTGCCCCGGCTGCACGACGGCTCGCTGATGGCGAGCGCCCGTCTGCTCGCTGCCGCCACACCTCGATCGGGCCGCTGGGTGCTTGCCGGCCACAGCCTGGGCGGTCTGATCGCGTTTGAAATCGTGAGAGCGCTCCAGCTCGCCGGCGGGCACCTCCCTGAACGCCTCATCGTCATGGGCAGTCAGGCTCCCGATATGCTGAGCGGTCGCGCCTTCGCCGCACTTGTCGACCTGCGCGACGACGCCATGCTCGATGCCCTCGTCGAGATGGGCGCTGTCGACACCGCCTTACGGGAGCACCCCATGCGAAAACTGTTTGTTCCGGGATTGCGACGAGATCTCCGTCTCCTCGTGTCCTACACACCGGATCCGGTCAACGACTCCGTGGGGGTGCCTCTGCATGCCTGGCATGGGGAGCACGACCGGCTGGCACCTCCTGCACGGGCGGCGGCGTGGGCACGCCACACGAGCGTGCAGTTCCACACCCGCACGTTTGCGGGTGGGCACTTCTTTCCGGTGGAACAACTCGCGGATGTTCTGCGGGCGCTGCCCTTGACCACGCCGGCGGAGTGCCCCCGATGTGGGGTGGAAGCTCGCATCGTGCCGACAATTCGTTGA
- a CDS encoding AmiS/UreI family transporter, which produces MSNVGLLYVGAILFINGLMLIGVIPGKSAAILNFFVGGMQVVLPTIILIQANNDPAIILGAAGLYLFGFTYLYVGILQVTGVSGEGLGWFSLFVSACAVVIGVIQFALGDAVFGVIWWIWAVLWFLFFLLLGLGKESLAHTTGWFAILISHLTATIPAFILLLGRYESNAAFALGMAALGVIALVLSLALGHRARGTTAPATSATASIAT; this is translated from the coding sequence ATGAGCAATGTCGGCTTGTTGTACGTGGGGGCCATTCTCTTCATCAACGGGCTCATGCTCATCGGCGTGATTCCCGGCAAGTCCGCCGCCATCCTCAACTTCTTCGTGGGCGGCATGCAAGTGGTGCTGCCCACCATCATCCTGATCCAGGCGAACAACGACCCGGCCATCATCTTGGGGGCCGCCGGACTTTACCTCTTCGGGTTCACCTACCTCTACGTGGGCATTCTGCAGGTGACCGGAGTGAGCGGAGAAGGCCTCGGCTGGTTCTCCCTCTTTGTGTCGGCGTGCGCGGTGGTGATCGGCGTAATTCAGTTTGCGCTCGGCGATGCGGTCTTCGGCGTGATCTGGTGGATCTGGGCCGTGCTGTGGTTTCTGTTCTTCCTGCTGCTCGGGCTGGGCAAGGAGTCGCTCGCCCACACCACGGGTTGGTTCGCGATTCTGATCAGCCACCTCACCGCCACCATTCCCGCGTTCATCCTGCTACTGGGCCGCTACGAGTCCAACGCAGCTTTCGCCCTCGGCATGGCCGCCCTCGGCGTGATCGCACTTGTGCTGTCGCTGGCCCTCGGGCACCGAGCGAGGGGAACCACGGCACCCGCGACATCCGCTACCGCATCGATCGCAACCTGA
- a CDS encoding FmdB family zinc ribbon protein, giving the protein MPTYEYRCPDCADFDLVFEMKTVPDSVSCPSCPGTARRRMSAPRISSAGSAAFRLIDSTKRSAHEPTVVNSPGPGQRSGAAQKYTSNPLHKKLPRP; this is encoded by the coding sequence ATGCCCACCTACGAATACCGCTGCCCCGACTGCGCAGACTTCGATCTGGTCTTTGAGATGAAGACGGTACCCGACTCGGTGAGCTGCCCGAGTTGCCCGGGTACGGCCCGGCGCCGGATGAGCGCTCCTCGCATCTCGTCGGCCGGTTCGGCGGCGTTTCGACTGATCGACTCGACTAAGCGCAGCGCTCACGAACCGACCGTGGTGAACTCGCCCGGGCCCGGGCAGCGCTCGGGCGCCGCACAAAAATACACCTCGAACCCACTGCACAAGAAACTTCCCCGACCGTAA
- the fmdA gene encoding formamidase yields MPELLFPLDSSKKFEDQEKVGHNRWHPEIPPVATVKPGTSFRVDCREWFDGAIVNDDSAEDILNAPLLTVHKLSGPFAVEGAKPGDLLVVDILDVGPIPMEDSGPLAGQGWGYTGIFARNNGGGFLTDQFPDAYKAIWDFTGQTATSRHIPHVSFTGLIHPGLMGTAPSAKLLATWNKREGDLIATDPHRVPPLALPPEAEHAVLGSLAPSEFARVAGEAARTAPPRENGGNQDIKNLSKGSRIFYPVFVDGANLSLGDLHFSQGDGEITFCGAIEMGGFIELRVDIIKGGMETYGVSENAIFMPGNVEPQFSQWLAFSGTSVTLDGEQRYLDSHLSYQRACLHAIDYLTKFGYSPEQVYLLLGAAPIEGRLSGVVDIPNSCSTVYIPTSIFDFDVQPSAAGPFQISPGIGAPRAANR; encoded by the coding sequence ATGCCCGAACTGCTGTTTCCGTTAGATTCTTCCAAGAAATTCGAAGACCAGGAGAAGGTGGGCCACAACCGCTGGCATCCCGAAATTCCCCCGGTGGCCACCGTGAAGCCTGGCACGTCATTTCGGGTGGATTGCCGCGAATGGTTCGACGGTGCCATCGTGAACGACGACTCGGCCGAAGACATTCTCAACGCGCCCCTCCTGACCGTGCACAAGCTCAGCGGCCCCTTCGCCGTGGAGGGCGCCAAGCCCGGCGATCTGCTCGTCGTCGACATTCTGGATGTGGGGCCGATCCCGATGGAAGACTCCGGACCCCTCGCCGGCCAGGGCTGGGGATACACCGGCATCTTCGCGCGGAACAACGGCGGCGGGTTTCTCACCGACCAGTTTCCCGACGCGTACAAAGCCATTTGGGACTTCACCGGGCAGACCGCAACCTCACGCCATATCCCTCACGTGTCATTCACCGGGTTGATTCACCCGGGACTGATGGGCACGGCGCCGTCGGCGAAGCTGCTGGCCACCTGGAACAAGCGGGAGGGCGATCTGATCGCCACCGACCCGCACCGGGTGCCGCCGCTCGCGCTTCCGCCGGAGGCAGAGCACGCCGTTCTCGGGTCGCTCGCCCCCTCGGAGTTCGCCCGGGTGGCCGGCGAGGCCGCCCGCACCGCACCACCGCGCGAAAATGGCGGCAACCAAGACATCAAGAACCTGTCAAAAGGCAGCCGCATCTTCTACCCCGTCTTTGTGGACGGCGCCAATCTCTCCCTCGGCGACCTGCACTTCTCGCAGGGCGACGGCGAGATCACGTTCTGCGGGGCGATCGAGATGGGCGGCTTCATCGAGCTGCGCGTGGACATTATCAAGGGCGGAATGGAGACGTACGGGGTGAGCGAGAACGCCATCTTCATGCCCGGCAACGTGGAACCCCAGTTCAGCCAGTGGCTGGCGTTCTCCGGAACGTCGGTGACCCTCGATGGGGAGCAGCGCTACCTGGACTCGCACCTGTCGTACCAGCGCGCATGCCTGCACGCCATCGATTACCTCACCAAGTTCGGCTACTCGCCCGAGCAGGTGTACCTGCTGCTCGGTGCGGCGCCCATTGAGGGCCGTTTGTCGGGTGTGGTCGACATTCCGAATTCATGCTCGACTGTGTACATCCCCACCTCGATCTTCGACTTCGATGTGCAGCCGTCGGCGGCCGGGCCGTTCCAGATCAGCCCCGGAATCGGGGCGCCGCGGGCGGCCAACCGTTGA
- a CDS encoding DUF6286 domain-containing protein: MIKHRSTYQRIVRRETHSAKSALAITLAAIVILALAYVAVECVLAFLQRPPLLVAPGEALAAAAELPAGVAASALLGAGALATLVGVVLVVAALTPGRRFDHVGETSRTALVVDNRAIASALARRASHAADLDPDRVVVSVSRRVAEVRVQPASGWPVNRDAIADAVADELSHLALTPTLRHRVIVSKQGVVGA; encoded by the coding sequence GTGATCAAACATCGCAGCACGTACCAGCGCATCGTTCGCCGGGAGACCCATTCCGCCAAGTCCGCGCTCGCCATCACGCTCGCGGCCATCGTCATCCTCGCCCTCGCTTACGTGGCGGTGGAGTGTGTGCTCGCCTTCCTGCAACGCCCCCCGCTGCTCGTGGCACCGGGCGAGGCCCTCGCGGCGGCGGCCGAGCTGCCGGCGGGCGTGGCGGCATCCGCTCTGCTGGGCGCGGGCGCGCTCGCCACGCTCGTGGGCGTGGTGCTCGTGGTGGCGGCCCTCACCCCGGGGCGGCGTTTCGACCATGTGGGGGAGACCAGCCGCACGGCGCTCGTCGTCGACAACCGCGCCATCGCGTCGGCGCTCGCCCGGCGGGCGTCGCACGCCGCCGACCTCGATCCCGACCGCGTGGTGGTGTCCGTGAGCCGACGAGTGGCCGAGGTGCGCGTGCAGCCCGCCTCGGGGTGGCCCGTGAACCGCGACGCCATAGCGGATGCCGTGGCCGACGAGCTCTCACACCTCGCCCTCACGCCCACTCTGCGTCACCGGGTGATCGTGTCGAAGCAGGGTGTGGTGGGTGCATGA
- a CDS encoding DUF2273 domain-containing protein, translating into MSHTTIGIAVGAILALTAVMLGFWAFLLVAVAMGVGAVVARVLDGDLDLRRVADAFRGRRSSS; encoded by the coding sequence GTGAGCCACACCACGATCGGCATCGCGGTCGGTGCGATTCTCGCCCTTACCGCGGTAATGCTCGGGTTCTGGGCTTTCCTGCTGGTGGCAGTGGCCATGGGCGTGGGAGCAGTTGTGGCCCGCGTGCTCGACGGCGACCTCGACCTGCGCCGCGTCGCCGACGCCTTCCGTGGTCGGCGCTCGTCGTCGTGA
- a CDS encoding Asp23/Gls24 family envelope stress response protein: protein MATSVPSTTALTAAGTGTTVIVDSVIAKVAGIAARDVTGVYALGGGAARALGAIRDAMNQTDLTQGVSVEVGETQVAVDISIVAEYPMALQTIADNVRDAVSTAIRDLIGMQVTEVNVTVNDVHIPSEDDDDTADSTSRLQ, encoded by the coding sequence ATGGCTACATCCGTTCCCTCCACCACCGCTCTCACCGCGGCTGGCACCGGAACCACCGTGATCGTCGACAGTGTGATCGCCAAGGTCGCCGGCATCGCCGCCCGCGACGTCACCGGCGTGTACGCGCTCGGCGGCGGCGCGGCGCGTGCGCTTGGCGCCATCCGCGACGCCATGAACCAGACCGATCTCACCCAGGGCGTCAGCGTGGAGGTCGGCGAAACGCAGGTGGCCGTCGACATCTCGATCGTGGCGGAGTACCCGATGGCGCTGCAGACCATCGCCGACAACGTGCGCGACGCCGTGTCCACCGCCATCCGCGACCTCATCGGCATGCAGGTCACCGAGGTGAACGTGACCGTCAACGACGTGCACATCCCCTCCGAAGACGATGACGACACCGCCGACAGCACGTCCCGCCTGCAGTGA